The DNA region AATAGTCAAAATCTTTTTTAACTATTGGACAAACTTTTGAAAAATCTTCTTCAGCAATAAGTAGTGTCAAAGAAATAAATAGTAGTGCCAAAATAGTTTTCATTTTATATCCTTATAGTCTATGCACTTTATTCGGCATTGATGAATGAATAAATCTTGTACTTGGTTTTGTTGGTGCTTCAACTGCATAATCAAGACCTAAAGGATTTTTTTCTCCTATATTTGCATATTTTGGATCATGAATATCAACAACTTGTATCGCTTCAACTGGACATGATTGAACACATGCTGGTAGTTTGCCATCAGCTTGTCTCTCCCAACACATACTACATTTTTCTGCTTTTCCTAATTGCTCATTAAATTTAGATGCTCCAAATGGACATGCTTTTACACATCCTCCACATCCTATACATAAACTTTGGTCATGTTTACAAATACCAGTTTCTGGATCTTTTGTATGTGCTTGAACTGGACAAACAGCTACACATGCTGGCTCTTCACAATGATTACATGCAATTGAAGCATAATATCTTTCTGCTGGAACTTCTACTTTAGGAGGTTTTGCATACCATACAAGTGTAGGTAAAATATTATTTTGATCTGTTCTATACTCTTCATGACCTATTTCTCTTACTTGTCTCCATAAAATACCCTTATCTTGATGATATTGATTTTTACAAGCCATTGCACAGGTATTACAACCTAAACATTTATCACTATCTACTAAAAAAGCTTTTTGCATAATTTCCTCCTTATACTTTTCTAATGTTTACATAAGTATCTTGTAATGCGACACCTGGTGCACCAGTTTTGAATAGACCCATATCAGAAGAAGTATCATCTACTAATTCATTTACATTATAAATACTATTGTTGTACCATTGTTCATACATCATAAATGTCCCAACTGGAGTATTATCTGTAATTTTTGCCTTAACACGTAAAAGACCTTGTTTATTGAAAACAGATACCATGTCACCTGTTTTAATTCTTTTATATGTTGCATCTTCAGGATTGATGTATACAAATGGTTCTGGATGAATATCTTCCATCCAATCAATATTTTGAAACTGTGAGTGAAGTGAAAATCTAGAGTGTAGAGTTGTTAATCTATATTTATCATATGGTTTTCTTGTTTCTAAATATTCAGGCAATGCAGTGTGTCCATATTCAAGTGCTTGTTCTGAATAGAATTCAAACTTACCGCTTGGAGTACCAAATTTACCATCTGCAAATGGAATAACTGCTTTTGCTTTTACTGGTCCATTTTCTAGTTCTTTCCATGATTTTATTCCAAATTGTTCATAAATTCCTTTATTGAATTCTTTACTTGTAAGTTTTTTACTATCGTATTTTTGAGGGAAAGTACAAGAACCTTTCTCTTTTTTATTCATATATACTGAGAGTAAAGAAGCAATTTCTAAATCAGATTTTACTTCATGTAGAGGTTTTATAGCTTGTTGATTTATACTTAACCAGTAGTGCCAATAAGAGACATTTACATCATACTCTTCAAATTGAGTTGTAACAGGCAATACAATATCTGCCCATCTTGTAGTTTCATTGAAAAACTGGTCAGCTACAATAACTGTATCAACACTATTAAATGCTTTTATAAGTTTATTTCTATCAAAATCTTGAGCCATTGGATTTTTACATGCAACCCAAAGAAGTTTTATTTTTGGATCAGTTGCTGTTAGTATTCCTTCTGCTGTTTTATTAATATTTAAATACCTATCAGAGTATTTAACTTTTTTAGCACTATCAGCTCCATGCATATCTCCCATTACTGCATTTGATGCCGTATACCCAATACTTCCTTTTGGTTTAGGATTTGTCATTGCATTATAATTAAAGCCCCAAGTATGCAAATGTCCATATCTAGCACCACCTGCATATTTACCTACATTTCCAGTAACTGCAACTAAAGCGTCTATTGCTCTAACCATTGAACCACCGTTTGTGTGTCTTTGAATACCATAACCAATCCAAATAGTTGCAGGGTCTGCTTTTGCAAAACCTAATGCAATCTCATGAATTAATTTTTCAGATAATCCACTTACTTCAGATGCTTTTTTTACTGATACTGTTTTTAAATACTTCTCAAATTCTTTATATCCATGTGAGTTCTTCTTTAACCATTTTTTGTCATGTAGATTATTATCAATAATTATTTTAGCCATAGCTAAAGCTAGTAATCCATCACTTCCTGCTTTTACTTGGAAATATTCATTAGCTTTAGATGCAGT from Arcobacter sp. LA11 includes:
- a CDS encoding molybdopterin-dependent oxidoreductase; amino-acid sequence: MSYSKEKVEGILNDGLQRRSFLKGLVACGVLSVLPGGRLLANESLNTKIPYLGEKAYETFRNACPRNCYDTCSIKTFVKDGVMQFIEGATESTFTNGGCCVKGNSYVRRVYSPKRIKYPMMQVGGKGSGSWKRISWDEAIGHIGDKFLNMKKEDGHLLGAALTKYSGNFGITHYGVEGMFSSLGYTTRFGGTPCWPAGIDAQNFDTGNMWCNDPEEMKDSKYIILWGVNPASNSIHTMKYIYEAKRKGAKVIVIDPLFTETASKANEYFQVKAGSDGLLALAMAKIIIDNNLHDKKWLKKNSHGYKEFEKYLKTVSVKKASEVSGLSEKLIHEIALGFAKADPATIWIGYGIQRHTNGGSMVRAIDALVAVTGNVGKYAGGARYGHLHTWGFNYNAMTNPKPKGSIGYTASNAVMGDMHGADSAKKVKYSDRYLNINKTAEGILTATDPKIKLLWVACKNPMAQDFDRNKLIKAFNSVDTVIVADQFFNETTRWADIVLPVTTQFEEYDVNVSYWHYWLSINQQAIKPLHEVKSDLEIASLLSVYMNKKEKGSCTFPQKYDSKKLTSKEFNKGIYEQFGIKSWKELENGPVKAKAVIPFADGKFGTPSGKFEFYSEQALEYGHTALPEYLETRKPYDKYRLTTLHSRFSLHSQFQNIDWMEDIHPEPFVYINPEDATYKRIKTGDMVSVFNKQGLLRVKAKITDNTPVGTFMMYEQWYNNSIYNVNELVDDTSSDMGLFKTGAPGVALQDTYVNIRKV
- a CDS encoding 4Fe-4S dicluster domain-containing protein — translated: MQKAFLVDSDKCLGCNTCAMACKNQYHQDKGILWRQVREIGHEEYRTDQNNILPTLVWYAKPPKVEVPAERYYASIACNHCEEPACVAVCPVQAHTKDPETGICKHDQSLCIGCGGCVKACPFGASKFNEQLGKAEKCSMCWERQADGKLPACVQSCPVEAIQVVDIHDPKYANIGEKNPLGLDYAVEAPTKPSTRFIHSSMPNKVHRL